CTATATTTATGGCCAATGCCGGAGGGGCCATGGATAATGCCAAGAAAAAAATTGAAGAAGAGGGACGGTCGGGAACTCCCGAGCACTCAGCTTCAGTGGTGGGGGATACAGTAGGCGATCCCCTTAAGGATACCGCTGGACCTTCTATGAACATTTTGATTAAGCTCATCAGCGTGGTAGCTATTGAAACTGCAGTGCTGGTGGTTGACCTTTCGGGCAAGCTGTTTCATTTTTAATAAAAATTAGTTATTAAATAAAGTGCATATGTGTTATAAATAAGAGGAACTTATGCACTTTATTTTTTTCTGGCATGGATCAACAACTAAACAAAATAATAGAAAAACTACTGAGTGATTACCAGCAGGGTAAAATAGATCAATTAAAGGTTATTTCCAAAATAAAGGATATATATTTCGAAGATATTGGTTTTGCCAAGGTGGATCATCACCGTACCATGCGAAGAGGTTTTCCGGAAGTAGTTTTTGGGCAGAATAAAACAGATGAGCAGGTGATAGAAATTGCCTGCAAGATAAGGGAGTATTCAGGGCTGCTGCTTATTACCCGTACCTGTAAGAGGGTATATAAAAAGCTGTCAGCAGAAATACCCGACCTTAAGTTTAGCCCGGAGGCCAATATAATTTACACCCCCCTGGGTAAAGAATTGGATTTGACGGAAGGAATTACCGTAATTTGTGCTGGTACCTCTGATATCCCGGTGGCAGAGGAGGCAGCTATAACTTCTTATCTAATGGGCAATAAAGTGGAAAAGATTTATGATGTGGGAATTGCCGGCATGCACCGGCTGATGCACTACCGCCAGCAGCTTCAAAAATCCAGGGTGATTATATGTGTAGCAGGCATGGAAGGAGCCCTGCCCGGTGTAGTGGGAGCTATGGTAGGCTGCCCTGTTATAGGGGTGCCCACCAGCGTGGGTTATGGAGCCAGCCTGGGAGGGATTTCTGCTTTGCTCACCATGCTTAATACCTGCAGCCCGGGAGTAGTGGTGACCAATATTGACAATGGTTTTGGAGCAGGTTATACCGCAGGTATTATAAACAGGGGAACTGATATTAAAAGTTGATTTCTTTGTTACCTCTATCAACTTATATTATAATTAGTTCCATAATATTAACCCTTATATGGAAAGGCATAACAGGTGGACAGGGAAAGACTAGGCCAGATTCTTTTAAGAAAAAACCTCATAAACGAAGAACAGCTTAAAAAT
Above is a window of Actinomycetota bacterium DNA encoding:
- the larB gene encoding nickel pincer cofactor biosynthesis protein LarB — protein: MDQQLNKIIEKLLSDYQQGKIDQLKVISKIKDIYFEDIGFAKVDHHRTMRRGFPEVVFGQNKTDEQVIEIACKIREYSGLLLITRTCKRVYKKLSAEIPDLKFSPEANIIYTPLGKELDLTEGITVICAGTSDIPVAEEAAITSYLMGNKVEKIYDVGIAGMHRLMHYRQQLQKSRVIICVAGMEGALPGVVGAMVGCPVIGVPTSVGYGASLGGISALLTMLNTCSPGVVVTNIDNGFGAGYTAGIINRGTDIKS